In Euphorbia lathyris chromosome 9, ddEupLath1.1, whole genome shotgun sequence, the following are encoded in one genomic region:
- the LOC136205444 gene encoding uncharacterized protein isoform X1 — MALSASDLPMMYSLLSNSMSGDETVRKPAEATLSDSESRPGFCSCLMEVITAKDLASQIDVRLLASVYFKNSINRYWRQRRDSSGISNEEKNHLRQKLLSHLREENDKIAMMLAVLISKIARFDYPKEWPELFSILAHQLQSADVLTSHRIFLILFRTLKELSTKRLTADQRNFAEISSQFFDYCWRLWQSDVQTILHGFSALAQSYNTNALEKHHDDLYLTSERWLLCLKIIRQLIISGFQSDAKCMQEVRPVKEVSPALLNAIQSLLPFYSSFHKTHPKFWDFIKRACTKLMKVLIAIQGRHPYSFGDKSVLPSVMDFCLNKIADPEPDLLSFEQFLIQCMVMVKCMLECKEYKPILTGRVMDENAITLEQMKKNISSAVGSVLNSLLPGERIILLCNVLIRRYFVLTTSDLEELYQNPESFHHEQDVLQWTEKLRPCAEALYIVLFENHSQLLGPVVVSILQEAMNGCASSATEITPGLLLKDAAYGAAAYVYYELSNYLSFKDWFNGALSLELSNDHPNMRIIHRKVALILGQWVSEIKDDIKRPVYCGLIRLLQDKDLSVRLAACRSLCSHIEDANFSEKEFADLLPICWDSCFKLIEEVQEFDSKVQVLNLISVLIGHVSEVIPFANKLVEFFQKVWEESSGESLLQIQLLIALRNFVVALGYQSPSCYNMLLPILQRGIDINSPDELNLLEDSMLLWEATLSHAPAMVPQLLAYFPCLLEIMERSFDHLQASVNIIESYIILGGTEFLSVHASSVAKLLDLIVGNVNDKGLISTLPVIDILVQCFPTEVPPLISSTLQKLIVICLSGGDDLDPSKTAVKASSAAILARILVMNTNYLGQLTAEPSLALLLQQAGTAVEENILLCLVDIWLDKVDNASSHQKKVFGLALSIILTLRLPQVLDKLDQILSICTSVILGGNDDSTEEESSGDNMMSSMSHGEGIVPSKEFRKRQIKLSDPINQLSLENSVRDNLQTCATLHGESFNSAISRMHPSAFAQLKQALKMP; from the exons ATGGCTCTTTCAGCTTCTGATTTGCCAATGATGTACTCTTTGCTCTCCAATTCAATGAGCGGAGACGAGACTGTGCGCAAACCGGCTGAGGCGACGCTCTCTGACTCGGAGAGTAGACCTGGTTTCTGTTCTTGCTTAATG GAGGTGATAACTGCCAAGGATTTAGCATCTCAGATAGATGTTCGTCTGCTGGCTTCGGTATATTTCAAAAATAGCATCAATCGTTATTGGAGACAGAGACGGGATTCCTC GGGAATAAGCAACGAGGAGAAAAACCACTTGCGGCAAAAACTATTGTCACACTTGAGAGAAGAAAATGACAAG ATTGCGATGATGCTGGCTGTGCTCATATCTAAAATTGCTCGCTTTGACTACCCGAAAGAATG GCCAGAGCTCTTTTCGATCTTAGCTCACCAGCTTCAGTCGGCAGATGTTCTTACATCTCACAGGATTTTCCTGATTCTCTTCCGAACTTTGAAGGAATTGTCCACAAAACGTCTTACTGCAGACCAGAGGAATTTTGCAGAG ATATCATCCCAGTTCTTTGATTATTGCTGGCGCCTTTGGCAGAGTGACGTGCAGACCATATTACATGGTTTCTCAGCACTTGCACAGAGCTATAACACAAATGCTCTAGAGAAGCATCATGATGATCTTTACCTAACAAGTGAGAGATGGTTGTTATGTTTAAAGATAATCCGTCAGTTGATAATTTCAGGTTTTCAAAGTGATGCTAAATGCATGCAG GAGGTCCGGCCTGTGAAAGAGGTCTCTCCCGCGCTTTTGAATGCCATTCAGTCATTGCTTCCATTTT ATTCATCTTTTCACAAGACACATCCTAAATTTTGGGACTTCATAAAGAGGGCATGCACAAAATTAATGAAGGTTTTAATTGCAATTCAGGGAAGACATCCTTACTCATTTGGTGATAAGTCTGTCCTTCCGTCTGTCATGGATTTTTGTTTAAACAAGATTGCAGATCCTGAGCCTGATTTATTATCGTTTGAGCAGTTTTTAATTCAGTGTATGGTAATGGTAAAGTGTATGCTTGAATGTAAGGAATATAAGCCCATTCTTACTGGTCGAGTGATGGATGAAAATGCAATTACACTAGAGCAGATGAAAAAGAATATTTCAAGTGCTGTTGGTAGTGTCCTCAATTCCCTTCTCCCGGGAGAACGCATAATACTCTTATGCAATGTATTAATAAGAAG GTATTTTGTTCTAACAACAAGTGATTTGGAGGAGTTGTACCAGAACCCTGAATCTTTTCATCATGAGCAGGACGTTCTTCAGTGGACTGAAAAGCTGAGGCCTTGTGCTGAAGCTTTATATATTGTATTGTTTGAAAACCATAGCCAA CTGTTGGGTCCTGTTGTAGTATCCATACTTCAAGAGGCAATGAATGGTTGCGCATCATCCGCTACTGAGATCACTCCTGGTTTGCTTCTTAAGGATGCAGCTTATGGAGCTGCTGCATATGTTTACTATGAGCTTTCAAACTACCTTAGCTTCAAGGATTG GTTTAATGGTGCCTTGTCACTTGAACTTTCAAATGATCATCCGAATATGCGAATTATCCATCGAAAAGTTGCATTAATACTGGGACAATGGGTTTCTGAG ATTAAAGATGACATAAAAAGACCAGTTTATTGTGGATTGATCAGATTGCTGCAAGACAAAGACCTTTCTGTCAGG CTTGCAGCATGTCGGTCTTTGTGTTCGCATATTGAAGATGCAAACTTTTCAGAAAAGGAATTTGCAGATCTTCTTCCTATTTGTTGGGATTCATGCTTTAAATTGATTGAGGAGGTTCAAGAGTTTGACTCTAAG GTTCAGGTATTGAATTTGATTTCTGTACTAATTGGGCATGTTAGTGAAGTCATTCCCTTTGCAAACAAATTGGTTGAATTTTTTCAAAAG GTTTGGGAGGAATCTTCTGGTGAGAGCCTTCTTCAGATTCAGCTTCTCATCGCTCTTCGGAACTTTGTGGTTGCTCTTGGCTACCAGTCCCCTAGTTGTTACAATATGCTATTACCTATTCTGCAAAGAGGAATTGATATAAATAGCCCAGATGAACTCAACCTTCTCGAGGATAGCATGCTG TTGTGGGAAGCAACGCTCTCGCATGCTCCTGCAATGGTGCCTCAGCTTTTAGCATACTTCCCATGTCTTCTGGAAATCATGGAAAGAAGTTTTGATCACTTGCAG GCTTCTGTCAACATAATTGAGAGTTACATAATTTTGGGTGGAACAGAATTTCTAAGTGTGCATGCTTCAAGTGTTGCTAAGCTTCTTGATCTTATTGTTGGAAATGTCAATGATAAAGGCCTAATTTCAACACTTCCTGTCATTGATATATTAGTGCAG TGTTTCCCAACAGAAGTGCCCCCCTTGATCAGCAGTACCTTACAA AAACTAATCGTAATATGTTTGAGTGGAGGAGATGACCTGGATCCTTCAAAGACAGCTGTTAAAGCATCTTCTGCTGCAATCCTTGctaggattttggtgatgaatACCAATTATCTTGGTCAATTGACAGCAGAACCATCACTTGCATTGCTCCTGCAGCAAGCAGGCACAGCAGTTGAAGAAAATATACTTCTTTGTTTAGTGGACATATGGCTCGACAAG GTAGATAATGCATCATCCCACCAAAAAAAAGTATTTGGCTTAGCTCTTTCAATAATTTTAACACTGAGACTGCCTCAAGTGCTTGATAAGCTTGACCAAATCCTTAG TATATGCACAAGTGTAATACTGGGTGGAAATGACGATTCGACCGAGGAGGAATCCAG TGGTGATAATATGATGTCCAGCATGTCTCATGGCGAGGGCATTGTTCCTAGCAAAGAGTTCAGAAAAAGACAG ATAAAATTATCTGATCCTATCAACCAGTTGTCATTAGAGAACTCAGTTAGAGACAATCTTCAAACATGTGCTACTCTTCATGGTGAATCTTTTAATTCAGCTATTAGTAGAATGCATCCTTCAGCATTTGCACAACTGAAGCAGGCTTTAAAGATGCCATAG
- the LOC136205444 gene encoding uncharacterized protein isoform X2, translating into MALSASDLPMMYSLLSNSMSGDETVRKPAEATLSDSESRPGFCSCLMEVITAKDLASQIDVRLLASVYFKNSINRYWRQRRDSSGISNEEKNHLRQKLLSHLREENDKIAMMLAVLISKIARFDYPKEWPELFSILAHQLQSADVLTSHRIFLILFRTLKELSTKRLTADQRNFAESDVQTILHGFSALAQSYNTNALEKHHDDLYLTSERWLLCLKIIRQLIISGFQSDAKCMQEVRPVKEVSPALLNAIQSLLPFYSSFHKTHPKFWDFIKRACTKLMKVLIAIQGRHPYSFGDKSVLPSVMDFCLNKIADPEPDLLSFEQFLIQCMVMVKCMLECKEYKPILTGRVMDENAITLEQMKKNISSAVGSVLNSLLPGERIILLCNVLIRRYFVLTTSDLEELYQNPESFHHEQDVLQWTEKLRPCAEALYIVLFENHSQLLGPVVVSILQEAMNGCASSATEITPGLLLKDAAYGAAAYVYYELSNYLSFKDWFNGALSLELSNDHPNMRIIHRKVALILGQWVSEIKDDIKRPVYCGLIRLLQDKDLSVRLAACRSLCSHIEDANFSEKEFADLLPICWDSCFKLIEEVQEFDSKVQVLNLISVLIGHVSEVIPFANKLVEFFQKVWEESSGESLLQIQLLIALRNFVVALGYQSPSCYNMLLPILQRGIDINSPDELNLLEDSMLLWEATLSHAPAMVPQLLAYFPCLLEIMERSFDHLQASVNIIESYIILGGTEFLSVHASSVAKLLDLIVGNVNDKGLISTLPVIDILVQCFPTEVPPLISSTLQKLIVICLSGGDDLDPSKTAVKASSAAILARILVMNTNYLGQLTAEPSLALLLQQAGTAVEENILLCLVDIWLDKVDNASSHQKKVFGLALSIILTLRLPQVLDKLDQILSICTSVILGGNDDSTEEESSGDNMMSSMSHGEGIVPSKEFRKRQIKLSDPINQLSLENSVRDNLQTCATLHGESFNSAISRMHPSAFAQLKQALKMP; encoded by the exons ATGGCTCTTTCAGCTTCTGATTTGCCAATGATGTACTCTTTGCTCTCCAATTCAATGAGCGGAGACGAGACTGTGCGCAAACCGGCTGAGGCGACGCTCTCTGACTCGGAGAGTAGACCTGGTTTCTGTTCTTGCTTAATG GAGGTGATAACTGCCAAGGATTTAGCATCTCAGATAGATGTTCGTCTGCTGGCTTCGGTATATTTCAAAAATAGCATCAATCGTTATTGGAGACAGAGACGGGATTCCTC GGGAATAAGCAACGAGGAGAAAAACCACTTGCGGCAAAAACTATTGTCACACTTGAGAGAAGAAAATGACAAG ATTGCGATGATGCTGGCTGTGCTCATATCTAAAATTGCTCGCTTTGACTACCCGAAAGAATG GCCAGAGCTCTTTTCGATCTTAGCTCACCAGCTTCAGTCGGCAGATGTTCTTACATCTCACAGGATTTTCCTGATTCTCTTCCGAACTTTGAAGGAATTGTCCACAAAACGTCTTACTGCAGACCAGAGGAATTTTGCAGAG AGTGACGTGCAGACCATATTACATGGTTTCTCAGCACTTGCACAGAGCTATAACACAAATGCTCTAGAGAAGCATCATGATGATCTTTACCTAACAAGTGAGAGATGGTTGTTATGTTTAAAGATAATCCGTCAGTTGATAATTTCAGGTTTTCAAAGTGATGCTAAATGCATGCAG GAGGTCCGGCCTGTGAAAGAGGTCTCTCCCGCGCTTTTGAATGCCATTCAGTCATTGCTTCCATTTT ATTCATCTTTTCACAAGACACATCCTAAATTTTGGGACTTCATAAAGAGGGCATGCACAAAATTAATGAAGGTTTTAATTGCAATTCAGGGAAGACATCCTTACTCATTTGGTGATAAGTCTGTCCTTCCGTCTGTCATGGATTTTTGTTTAAACAAGATTGCAGATCCTGAGCCTGATTTATTATCGTTTGAGCAGTTTTTAATTCAGTGTATGGTAATGGTAAAGTGTATGCTTGAATGTAAGGAATATAAGCCCATTCTTACTGGTCGAGTGATGGATGAAAATGCAATTACACTAGAGCAGATGAAAAAGAATATTTCAAGTGCTGTTGGTAGTGTCCTCAATTCCCTTCTCCCGGGAGAACGCATAATACTCTTATGCAATGTATTAATAAGAAG GTATTTTGTTCTAACAACAAGTGATTTGGAGGAGTTGTACCAGAACCCTGAATCTTTTCATCATGAGCAGGACGTTCTTCAGTGGACTGAAAAGCTGAGGCCTTGTGCTGAAGCTTTATATATTGTATTGTTTGAAAACCATAGCCAA CTGTTGGGTCCTGTTGTAGTATCCATACTTCAAGAGGCAATGAATGGTTGCGCATCATCCGCTACTGAGATCACTCCTGGTTTGCTTCTTAAGGATGCAGCTTATGGAGCTGCTGCATATGTTTACTATGAGCTTTCAAACTACCTTAGCTTCAAGGATTG GTTTAATGGTGCCTTGTCACTTGAACTTTCAAATGATCATCCGAATATGCGAATTATCCATCGAAAAGTTGCATTAATACTGGGACAATGGGTTTCTGAG ATTAAAGATGACATAAAAAGACCAGTTTATTGTGGATTGATCAGATTGCTGCAAGACAAAGACCTTTCTGTCAGG CTTGCAGCATGTCGGTCTTTGTGTTCGCATATTGAAGATGCAAACTTTTCAGAAAAGGAATTTGCAGATCTTCTTCCTATTTGTTGGGATTCATGCTTTAAATTGATTGAGGAGGTTCAAGAGTTTGACTCTAAG GTTCAGGTATTGAATTTGATTTCTGTACTAATTGGGCATGTTAGTGAAGTCATTCCCTTTGCAAACAAATTGGTTGAATTTTTTCAAAAG GTTTGGGAGGAATCTTCTGGTGAGAGCCTTCTTCAGATTCAGCTTCTCATCGCTCTTCGGAACTTTGTGGTTGCTCTTGGCTACCAGTCCCCTAGTTGTTACAATATGCTATTACCTATTCTGCAAAGAGGAATTGATATAAATAGCCCAGATGAACTCAACCTTCTCGAGGATAGCATGCTG TTGTGGGAAGCAACGCTCTCGCATGCTCCTGCAATGGTGCCTCAGCTTTTAGCATACTTCCCATGTCTTCTGGAAATCATGGAAAGAAGTTTTGATCACTTGCAG GCTTCTGTCAACATAATTGAGAGTTACATAATTTTGGGTGGAACAGAATTTCTAAGTGTGCATGCTTCAAGTGTTGCTAAGCTTCTTGATCTTATTGTTGGAAATGTCAATGATAAAGGCCTAATTTCAACACTTCCTGTCATTGATATATTAGTGCAG TGTTTCCCAACAGAAGTGCCCCCCTTGATCAGCAGTACCTTACAA AAACTAATCGTAATATGTTTGAGTGGAGGAGATGACCTGGATCCTTCAAAGACAGCTGTTAAAGCATCTTCTGCTGCAATCCTTGctaggattttggtgatgaatACCAATTATCTTGGTCAATTGACAGCAGAACCATCACTTGCATTGCTCCTGCAGCAAGCAGGCACAGCAGTTGAAGAAAATATACTTCTTTGTTTAGTGGACATATGGCTCGACAAG GTAGATAATGCATCATCCCACCAAAAAAAAGTATTTGGCTTAGCTCTTTCAATAATTTTAACACTGAGACTGCCTCAAGTGCTTGATAAGCTTGACCAAATCCTTAG TATATGCACAAGTGTAATACTGGGTGGAAATGACGATTCGACCGAGGAGGAATCCAG TGGTGATAATATGATGTCCAGCATGTCTCATGGCGAGGGCATTGTTCCTAGCAAAGAGTTCAGAAAAAGACAG ATAAAATTATCTGATCCTATCAACCAGTTGTCATTAGAGAACTCAGTTAGAGACAATCTTCAAACATGTGCTACTCTTCATGGTGAATCTTTTAATTCAGCTATTAGTAGAATGCATCCTTCAGCATTTGCACAACTGAAGCAGGCTTTAAAGATGCCATAG